The following are encoded together in the Carassius auratus strain Wakin chromosome 34, ASM336829v1, whole genome shotgun sequence genome:
- the LOC113053269 gene encoding SOSS complex subunit B2-like codes for MSNISNEAVILIKDVKPGLKNLNIVFIVLEIGRVTKTKDGHEVRSCRVADKSGSIAISVWDELGSLIQPGDIIRLTRGYASMWKGCLTLYTGRGGDLQKIGEFCMVYSEVPNFSEPNPELLTQANKQNKTGKEQRGNSPPNQNAGTPAQTGNGNVPVFPNNSAALVPRDPNFGAPGRPNGRVPGNGPPSVTAGAPPAPPKPTVTISNGRDPRRASKR; via the exons ATGTCGAATATCTCCAACGAAGCTGTGATCTTGATTAAAGATGTAAAGCCCGGATTGAAAAACCTTAATATCGTCTTTATAGTTTTGGAAATCG GTCGGGTTACGAAGACAAAGGACGGGCACGAGGTGCGCTCGTGCAGAGTGGCGGATAAGAGCGGCAGCATCGCCATCTCTGTATGGGATGAACTGGGCAGCCTCATCCAGCCCGGGGATATCATCCGCCTCACGAGAGG GTATGCTTCAATGTGGAAGGGGTGCCTTACACTGTACACTGGACGAGGAGGAGACTTGCAGAAAATAGGAGA GTTCTGTATGGTGTATTCTGAGGTTCCTAATTTCAGTGAACCAAATCCAGAGCTGCTAACACAAGCTAACAAGCAAAACAAGACG GGTAAAGAACAGCGGGGAAATTCTCCACCCAATCAAAATGCAGGTACTCCTGCACAGACAG GAAATGGTAATGTGCCAGTATTTCCCAATAACAGTGCTGCACTTGTGCCACGGGATCCCAATTTTGGGGCTCCAGGAAGACCAAACGGGCGTGTTCCAGGCAATGGGCCACCCTCAGTAACTGCAGGGGCACCCCCTGCTCCACCCAAACCCACAGTTACCATTAGCAATGGCAGGGACCCAAGAAGGGCTTCGAAGAGATGA